One segment of Erigeron canadensis isolate Cc75 chromosome 2, C_canadensis_v1, whole genome shotgun sequence DNA contains the following:
- the LOC122587807 gene encoding protein FAR1-RELATED SEQUENCE 5-like produces MELGYVLVIRRTNKNSVNVVNKITLICHHGGPRDKRLIGPSKRSNKIGCPFTLEGRPGCDGGWRVTVKDWRHNHDPTADLHGNAYARRMTEEEKEYVGKQSDGGLYPRQIQVMFSLLQEKNYFYQFTSNSKNGRLENLFFMHPTSMILWRAFPWVIEIDSTYKTNVYNMPLVEIVGVTSTSRTFNYAYVFIINEQEANYRWVLQSLKCTLVEGFAIRVVLTDRELALMRALKVVRPESKQLLCRFHIWQNINKHCEPTLRLKDVSIERLKVWWTGVYESRTVDHFNSNEKELKKKLKDFPSVYNYLKIIGCPRTESILFHVGSMNISTIRTTPQTEWSPSITC; encoded by the exons ATGGagttgggttatgttctagtcaTACGGCGGACGAACAAAAACTCGGTAAATGTGGTCAATAAAATTACACTaatatgtcaccacggtggacCACGCGATAAGAGGTTAATTGGGCCATCAAAACGGTCCAACAAGATAGGTTGTCCCTTTACTTTGGAAGGTCGGCCCGGGtgtgatggtggttggagggtAACTGTCAAGGActggagacacaatcatgatccaactgCCGATCTGCATGGGAATGCATACGCGAGACGGATGACGgaagaagaaaaggaatatgtgggaaAGCAATCAGATGGCGGTTTGTACCCACGTCAGATCCAG GTTATGTTTTCATTGCTGCAGGAGAAGAACTACTTTTACCAGTTCACTTCAAATAGTAAAAATGGACGGTTGGAGAACCTTTTCTTCAtgcatccaacatcaatgatcCTATGGCGCGCTTTtccctgggttattgaaatTGACTCCACGTATAAAACCAACGTGTACAACATGCCGCTTGTTGAGATTGTCGGCGTAACTTCAACGAGCAGGACCTTCAATTATGCATATGTTTTTATCATAAACGAGCAGGAGGCTAATTATCGATGGGTGTTGCAATCTCTAAAGTGCACCCTTGTTGAAGGCTTTGCCATTCGTGTCGTTCTAACTGACAGGGAGTTGGCCTTGATGAGAGCATTGAAGGTTGTTAGGCCTGAATCGAAACAATTGTTGTGTAGGTTCCACATATGGCAAAACATTAACAAACACTGCGAACCGACATTGCGGCTGAAAGATGTTTCCATTGAAAGGCTTAAGGTCTGGTGGACAGGGGTCTATGAATCTCGGACTGTTGACCACTTTAACTCAAACGAGaaagagttgaagaaaaaatTGAAAGATTTTCCATCTGTCTACAACTACCTGAAGATAATTGGTTGTCCCCGTACCGAGAGCATTTTGTTTCATGTTGGGTCGATGAACATCTCAACTATCAGaaccacaccacaaacagagtgGAGTCCGAGCATCACTTGCTGA